In Acidobacteriota bacterium, one DNA window encodes the following:
- a CDS encoding class I SAM-dependent methyltransferase produces the protein MHPDEYEKMFCLEDAHWWFAGKRRMVGVLLDSLPPNPQRKILDVGCGTGGMFLLLKGHGSLTGIDASELAIEFSARRHLANLARAALPYLPFGDACFDLVSAFDVLYHRRVGDDQVALKEIVRVLKPHGHLVITDSALGFLRSAHDDVYEAARRYRTGEMRGKLLAAGLAVKRLSYANFFIFPVAALWRVLRRGVSPEKGSDLHPAPPWINALMGGVYRVEAGVFSRMNLPIGTSIIALAEKI, from the coding sequence ATGCATCCCGACGAATATGAAAAGATGTTCTGCTTGGAAGACGCGCACTGGTGGTTCGCGGGCAAGCGACGCATGGTAGGCGTCCTGCTCGACTCGTTGCCACCTAACCCGCAGCGGAAGATTTTGGACGTGGGCTGCGGCACTGGCGGCATGTTTCTTTTGCTGAAGGGTCATGGGTCCCTAACAGGCATAGATGCGAGTGAACTGGCGATCGAATTCTCGGCTCGGCGGCATCTGGCAAACCTGGCGCGCGCCGCTTTGCCATATCTACCTTTCGGTGATGCCTGTTTCGATCTAGTGAGCGCCTTCGACGTGCTTTACCATCGTCGCGTTGGGGATGATCAGGTAGCGTTGAAGGAGATTGTACGTGTGCTTAAGCCTCATGGCCATCTGGTCATAACGGATTCCGCGCTGGGATTTTTACGCAGCGCGCACGACGACGTCTACGAGGCAGCGCGGCGCTATAGGACAGGCGAAATGCGCGGTAAGTTGCTCGCGGCGGGCCTTGCAGTGAAGAGGTTGTCTTATGCCAACTTCTTCATCTTTCCCGTAGCGGCTCTGTGGCGCGTGCTGCGGCGAGGTGTGAGCCCGGAAAAGGGCTCGGATTTACATCCAGCGCCCCCGTGGATCAATGCGCTGATGGGCGGTGTTTATCGCGTCGAAGCGGGGGTGTTCAGTAGAATGAATTTGCCTATTGGCACGTCAATTATTGCGCTCGCGGAGAAAATCTAG
- a CDS encoding DolP-mannose mannosyltransferase: MSEKAPHLKSPVPVSTKQRAQAAWLAITQTDDTRALCVAVFLVSVAVMLLWRLFTQLEAGDSAIWDYIAQAILRGQAPYRDVIEIKGPASAYLSAIAMWLGKSAGLRDVIAVRFMQILLAGVLCTVTFLVVETYLRNRVAALIAGFFPLMSYHFVSWTEGGTQPKLTMILFGMLSLLMIAKDRPFWAGVCSMLSCLSWQPGLLFTGVAVLIFSRYLTSWRDWRALKVALGAMIPLAVTVLYFYRVGALTDFWTWTVAYNFEVYAPEGIRNLSETLAHIWTVLIRVFYVDIIWIAIGLAGLLMFAAQRLKPKLKPREALKSADLYRDALVIVPIVYLGFCIINLQSGPDLIPLFPFIGIYAGWFIAELPRLLKSVAAISRRPSVSGLVEALPSFALLLVFAVAVFRAATYKLEEWTLRYQEEQLGIISALLGPDDKIYVHGAVEILVLLNRPNLNPYIMWDHGKGGYIAAKKFGGSVNAMVDAIEAEKPKLVAVSRLRHVPEGVALERWLAARYEELPITGYQVFVRKQPVADLVEPSRNRQQISFTNEKKRQRHRYD; this comes from the coding sequence ATGTCTGAGAAGGCGCCTCACTTAAAATCACCTGTTCCAGTGAGCACAAAACAACGAGCCCAGGCTGCGTGGTTGGCTATCACGCAGACTGACGATACGCGCGCCCTGTGCGTTGCGGTCTTTCTCGTGAGCGTGGCCGTGATGTTGCTATGGCGCTTGTTCACGCAATTGGAAGCGGGCGATTCGGCGATATGGGACTACATCGCGCAAGCGATTTTGCGAGGCCAGGCGCCTTATCGAGATGTAATTGAAATCAAGGGGCCGGCAAGCGCATACCTGAGCGCAATCGCCATGTGGCTCGGCAAATCGGCCGGCTTGCGCGATGTGATCGCGGTGCGGTTTATGCAGATACTGTTGGCTGGTGTGCTATGTACCGTCACGTTCCTGGTCGTCGAAACCTATCTGCGCAACCGGGTGGCCGCCTTGATAGCCGGCTTTTTTCCGCTGATGTCTTACCACTTCGTGAGTTGGACGGAAGGAGGAACGCAGCCGAAGCTGACGATGATTCTGTTCGGTATGCTCTCGCTGCTGATGATCGCCAAAGACAGACCATTCTGGGCCGGGGTTTGTTCGATGCTGTCTTGCCTGTCCTGGCAGCCGGGTTTGTTATTCACCGGGGTTGCCGTTCTGATTTTCTCGCGATACCTGACGAGCTGGCGCGATTGGCGTGCGTTGAAGGTCGCGCTTGGGGCGATGATACCTCTCGCAGTCACGGTGTTGTATTTTTACCGGGTTGGGGCTTTGACCGATTTTTGGACCTGGACGGTTGCTTACAACTTCGAGGTTTACGCGCCCGAAGGGATAAGGAATCTGAGCGAAACGCTGGCGCATATATGGACCGTCCTGATTCGAGTTTTTTACGTGGACATCATATGGATTGCGATTGGGCTTGCCGGGCTTCTCATGTTCGCCGCGCAGCGATTGAAGCCCAAGCTAAAACCGAGAGAGGCGCTGAAATCAGCAGACCTGTACCGAGATGCTCTTGTGATCGTGCCGATTGTGTACCTGGGCTTCTGTATCATCAACCTCCAATCCGGGCCGGACCTCATACCCTTATTTCCGTTCATTGGTATCTATGCCGGATGGTTCATTGCGGAGCTGCCTCGGCTGCTAAAAAGCGTTGCAGCGATTAGCCGCCGGCCTTCTGTGTCTGGTCTCGTTGAAGCACTGCCGTCATTTGCGCTGCTGTTAGTTTTCGCTGTGGCCGTCTTTCGAGCCGCAACCTACAAACTGGAAGAGTGGACGCTGCGGTATCAGGAAGAGCAACTCGGAATTATATCCGCGCTCCTCGGGCCGGATGACAAGATATACGTCCACGGCGCAGTCGAGATACTTGTGCTTCTCAACCGGCCGAATCTGAACCCTTACATCATGTGGGACCACGGAAAGGGCGGATACATCGCCGCCAAGAAGTTCGGCGGGTCAGTCAACGCAATGGTCGATGCAATCGAAGCGGAAAAGCCAAAACTTGTTGCTGTTTCACGGCTGAGACATGTGCCCGAGGGAGTAGCTTTGGAGCGATGGTTAGCGGCGCGCTATGAAGAGCTGCCGATCACCGGTTACCAGGTCTTTGTCCGCAAGCAGCCGGTTGCGGATCTGGTTGAGCCGTCCCGCAACCGGCAGCAGATATCCTTTACGAACGAAAAGAAGAGACAACGCCATCGATATGACTGA
- a CDS encoding glycosyltransferase family 39 protein, whose translation MTFRRNFDLLVVAAVIAGFVFVAAERLATVPVYETDEAMTLQVPYEMLYRGKLAMPMWRYLGGNIENVWHSYTPVYFVLLSGFLKVFGFGVLQGRVFNLITVVATLLMVYLIARRLFDWRVGLIALMMIVSDQTVLERSRLLRNDYAPAAFALLAFYLYLVAAQRRSTRFYIASGLAAGAGVMCHTNALYMLGAICLLILLREGLRAFTSKTLYVFAGSAFVVMAYEVIYDIIDYKNFLLQNRGDQLHYGILSLRGWWDNFLDEPRRYIQWYNAYDVAFPNVPRTLLHLFQFLTVVALIYLIARCARYIKRRTGSGGDPVIAEPRALLLLVTVVAILFFATLIRKLGSYNAHLVTWFALCVGVLLGDGFQWITRLRLSKRASAKLAYRLSMIAVALTLLGYAYLVAKQNYRYIREVRNPDLASFDEMKGVLRDIVPEEVCPVAVKAPIMWLAFPEKDRCFATLEHRMSDAVDIEGRDYALIVRPKSPDHWAWDLDETLHLLGEMDNTPYGNFMIYYTGVDPRYLALTPRHYYFLRRWRGHATGEQLAAAREVWSADAIAISNSTDAINREALAAQPAKGKTRADALLELCSMELKPETIYQVVMDTTTSAEWELVMMDEKTGRWMNQIEFGAETSSQRVEGLFRTSSGSRIKLAIRPTKQRAAGPIHISRISIREVAQV comes from the coding sequence ATGACATTCAGACGCAATTTCGATTTGTTAGTGGTCGCCGCGGTAATCGCGGGGTTCGTGTTCGTCGCGGCGGAGCGACTGGCTACCGTTCCGGTCTACGAGACCGACGAGGCTATGACTCTTCAGGTCCCCTACGAGATGCTTTATCGTGGGAAGCTCGCAATGCCTATGTGGCGCTATCTGGGCGGGAACATCGAAAACGTTTGGCACTCCTACACGCCCGTTTACTTTGTGTTGCTGAGCGGCTTTCTAAAGGTCTTTGGTTTCGGAGTGCTGCAGGGGCGCGTCTTCAATCTAATTACAGTCGTGGCGACGCTCTTGATGGTCTATCTGATAGCCCGACGGCTCTTCGATTGGAGAGTTGGGTTGATAGCGCTGATGATGATCGTCTCGGATCAGACGGTTCTTGAGCGCAGTAGACTGCTGAGAAATGACTACGCTCCAGCGGCGTTTGCGCTGCTTGCCTTTTACCTGTACCTGGTAGCAGCGCAGCGCAGGAGCACTCGGTTCTACATTGCTTCGGGGCTCGCGGCAGGCGCAGGCGTGATGTGCCACACGAATGCACTGTACATGCTTGGCGCGATCTGTTTGTTGATTCTGCTGAGAGAAGGGCTGCGCGCTTTCACTTCCAAAACGCTCTACGTCTTTGCGGGCAGCGCATTCGTCGTGATGGCGTATGAGGTGATCTACGACATCATTGATTACAAGAATTTCCTACTGCAAAACCGCGGAGACCAGTTGCACTATGGCATACTGTCACTTCGGGGCTGGTGGGACAACTTTCTGGACGAACCTAGACGCTATATCCAATGGTACAATGCCTATGACGTTGCCTTCCCGAACGTGCCGCGAACGCTCCTGCACCTTTTTCAGTTCCTTACGGTAGTCGCACTCATCTACTTGATAGCCCGATGCGCACGCTACATCAAACGCAGAACCGGCAGCGGTGGCGACCCGGTGATAGCCGAGCCGCGCGCGCTCCTTCTTTTGGTTACGGTCGTTGCGATACTCTTTTTCGCGACCCTCATCCGCAAGTTAGGTTCTTACAACGCTCATCTGGTTACCTGGTTTGCTCTTTGCGTGGGCGTATTACTCGGTGACGGCTTTCAGTGGATTACGAGACTGCGACTGAGCAAGCGGGCATCGGCAAAGCTCGCGTACCGCCTTTCTATGATCGCTGTAGCGCTTACGCTTCTCGGTTATGCCTATCTTGTTGCCAAACAGAACTACAGATACATAAGAGAAGTGCGCAACCCTGACCTGGCCTCATTTGACGAGATGAAGGGAGTGTTGAGAGACATTGTACCCGAAGAAGTTTGCCCTGTGGCAGTGAAGGCGCCAATCATGTGGCTCGCGTTTCCTGAAAAGGATCGCTGCTTTGCGACTCTCGAGCATCGAATGAGCGATGCCGTTGACATCGAAGGCAGAGATTATGCTCTGATTGTGCGTCCGAAAAGTCCCGATCACTGGGCGTGGGATTTAGATGAGACACTGCATCTGCTCGGCGAGATGGACAATACTCCATATGGCAACTTTATGATCTACTACACCGGAGTTGATCCGCGCTATCTGGCGCTTACGCCCAGGCATTATTACTTCCTCCGCAGATGGCGAGGCCACGCCACCGGCGAGCAACTGGCTGCGGCGCGCGAAGTCTGGTCGGCAGATGCGATCGCAATCAGCAACTCGACCGATGCGATCAACCGGGAAGCACTTGCTGCCCAGCCGGCGAAGGGGAAGACTCGCGCCGATGCGTTGCTTGAACTTTGCTCGATGGAACTCAAGCCTGAAACTATTTATCAAGTGGTCATGGATACTACTACGTCTGCTGAGTGGGAGCTGGTGATGATGGATGAGAAGACCGGGCGATGGATGAATCAGATCGAATTCGGCGCAGAAACGAGCTCGCAGCGCGTTGAAGGATTGTTCAGGACCTCTAGCGGGAGTCGCATCAAGCTGGCGATACGACCAACTAAACAAAGAGCTGCTGGTCCGATCCACATCTCTCGGATAAGCATACGTGAGGTCGCTCAGGTTTGA
- a CDS encoding DolP-mannose mannosyltransferase — protein MTESKPMAVWLDRARATDPRMLALLAFVFSVVTIAMHRPFSQLEVGDAAIYDYISQSILRGQVPYRDVIDIKGPLAPHMSAVAMMIGKTIGLRDIIAVRLFQILLAGLLSSAIVLVVDAYLKSRAAALIAFLIPLMSRPFVEMMIAGTQPKLPMILFGMLALLLIAKDRPFWAGFCSMLSCLCWQPGLMFAGVALLMFSRYLTSWRDLRAAKVLAGAMIPLVVTLGYFYLRGALGDMWAWTITYNYTVFGPAAETTLAGAAAHLWTIARRVFGRDIILVGVSGLGLLAFLAERLRTKRRLREALRAPDFFKDALVIPPLIYLAFSLINFQGAPDLIPFFPFIGIFAGWFFVTLGRLVGGIRSARPSAPRFGFGVIVPGAAMVGILLVVVDRSATYRLEGATLRDQDQAVQAVAGLVGPDDKIYVHGTVEILTLLGRSNLNPYVFLDWGADDFAAARRSTSFSALIDEMDAQAPKLVSISRLRKVYHRAELEKWVEDRYDKVDTFRYDLHIRKQ, from the coding sequence ATGACTGAGAGTAAACCAATGGCGGTCTGGCTGGATCGCGCTCGCGCAACCGACCCGCGAATGCTGGCGCTCTTAGCCTTCGTGTTCAGCGTGGTCACCATCGCGATGCATCGCCCCTTCAGCCAATTGGAAGTCGGCGACGCCGCGATCTATGACTACATCTCCCAATCAATACTGCGCGGCCAGGTCCCCTATCGAGACGTGATTGATATCAAAGGGCCGCTGGCTCCGCACATGAGCGCGGTCGCAATGATGATAGGCAAGACCATCGGCTTGAGAGACATCATTGCCGTTCGGTTGTTTCAGATCCTGCTGGCCGGGTTGCTTTCGTCTGCAATCGTTCTTGTGGTCGACGCCTATTTAAAAAGCCGCGCCGCAGCTCTGATCGCCTTTCTTATTCCGTTAATGTCCCGCCCGTTTGTCGAGATGATGATTGCAGGCACGCAGCCAAAGCTGCCGATGATATTGTTTGGGATGCTGGCCCTTTTGCTAATCGCGAAAGACAGGCCCTTCTGGGCGGGTTTCTGTTCAATGCTTTCGTGCCTTTGCTGGCAGCCCGGTTTGATGTTTGCGGGTGTCGCCTTGTTGATGTTCTCTCGTTATCTGACAAGCTGGCGCGACCTTCGCGCAGCAAAAGTTCTTGCCGGAGCGATGATCCCCCTGGTTGTGACGCTTGGATATTTTTATCTGCGCGGCGCGTTGGGTGATATGTGGGCGTGGACGATTACGTATAACTACACCGTCTTTGGACCTGCCGCCGAGACGACTCTGGCCGGGGCCGCCGCGCACCTTTGGACAATAGCCCGTAGAGTATTTGGGAGGGACATTATTCTGGTGGGAGTGAGCGGGCTTGGGCTTCTGGCGTTCTTAGCGGAGCGTCTACGAACAAAGCGGAGACTAAGAGAAGCGCTTAGAGCACCCGACTTTTTCAAGGATGCGCTCGTGATTCCGCCGCTGATCTATCTTGCTTTCTCTCTCATAAACTTTCAGGGAGCGCCGGACCTGATTCCCTTTTTCCCGTTTATTGGAATCTTTGCGGGCTGGTTCTTCGTCACGTTGGGGCGGCTCGTTGGAGGAATCCGATCGGCACGTCCCAGCGCGCCCCGGTTTGGGTTTGGCGTCATCGTTCCCGGAGCTGCGATGGTTGGAATTCTGCTCGTCGTTGTCGATCGATCTGCGACCTATCGGCTCGAAGGCGCGACGCTCAGGGACCAGGATCAGGCTGTGCAAGCCGTCGCCGGCCTTGTGGGACCCGACGACAAGATTTATGTTCACGGGACGGTTGAGATACTGACGCTGCTCGGCAGGTCCAATCTCAACCCCTATGTCTTCCTGGACTGGGGGGCAGACGATTTTGCGGCTGCGCGAAGAAGCACAAGCTTCAGCGCATTGATTGATGAGATGGACGCGCAGGCGCCGAAGCTGGTATCGATATCACGCTTGAGAAAGGTTTATCATCGCGCAGAGCTCGAGAAATGGGTTGAAGATCGGTACGACAAGGTAGACACGTTCAGGTACGACCTGCACATCCGCAAGCAGTAA
- a CDS encoding DegT/DnrJ/EryC1/StrS family aminotransferase produces the protein MGTKKKVKAEKSSRIKRVRALTPKNARTKITAKSKPEQGRIGHDTAQPARSKPALIQPINLNIEELGDRANIIPGQDPHLVITFKTIPQSETAARITPVCEPRLDGNEEEYLLRTVRTNWISSAGKYITDFETLFAEKVGARYGVACANGTVALHLALTTLGVGPGDEVIVPAFTMIASANAVTYTGAKPVLIDSEPETYNMDVSQLESKITERTRAIMPMHTYGHPVDMDPVVDVAEKHNLFVLSDAAQSHGTQYKGMPIGGLGDAATYSFYANKIITCGEGGMITTNDPEIAKLARHLRDHAFSDERHFWHKYLGFNYRMTNMQAAVGLAQTERFEFLVECRRLNAQVYTELLSSVPGLTLPSEKPWAKSVFWMYGILVQPEFGMSRDELRDHLARRGIETRTFFIPMHLQPIYYKEYGHQSFPVAEMLCRRGMYLPSASTLTPAEIEVIAQSIKAIQKQGGS, from the coding sequence ATGGGAACCAAGAAGAAGGTGAAAGCTGAAAAGAGCAGCAGGATAAAACGTGTGAGAGCGCTGACCCCGAAAAACGCACGGACGAAGATCACGGCAAAGAGTAAACCGGAGCAAGGAAGGATCGGACATGACACTGCGCAACCGGCCAGGTCCAAACCGGCTCTGATCCAGCCTATCAATCTCAACATTGAGGAATTGGGCGACCGCGCCAACATTATCCCCGGTCAAGACCCGCATCTGGTCATCACATTCAAGACCATCCCTCAGTCCGAGACTGCAGCTAGAATTACGCCTGTCTGCGAGCCGCGTTTAGATGGCAACGAGGAAGAATACTTGCTGCGCACTGTGCGAACCAATTGGATTTCGTCGGCGGGCAAATACATCACCGATTTTGAAACCCTGTTTGCCGAGAAGGTTGGCGCAAGGTATGGCGTGGCCTGCGCTAACGGCACGGTTGCGCTACACCTCGCGCTCACCACGCTCGGCGTAGGTCCCGGCGACGAAGTTATCGTACCGGCCTTCACCATGATCGCGAGCGCCAACGCGGTGACGTACACCGGCGCCAAACCCGTTCTCATCGACTCCGAACCTGAGACCTACAACATGGATGTGTCACAGCTCGAAAGCAAGATTACCGAGCGCACCAGGGCCATAATGCCTATGCACACTTACGGACATCCGGTTGACATGGATCCCGTCGTGGATGTTGCGGAGAAACATAACCTGTTCGTTTTATCCGATGCTGCCCAATCGCATGGAACGCAGTATAAGGGCATGCCAATCGGCGGCCTCGGCGATGCGGCAACTTATTCGTTCTATGCCAACAAGATTATCACGTGCGGCGAGGGTGGCATGATTACGACCAACGATCCGGAGATCGCAAAACTAGCGCGCCACCTGCGTGATCACGCTTTCAGCGATGAGCGGCATTTTTGGCACAAGTATCTCGGCTTCAACTATCGCATGACAAATATGCAGGCCGCTGTGGGCCTGGCGCAGACTGAGCGTTTTGAGTTCCTAGTCGAGTGCCGGCGTCTCAATGCGCAAGTGTATACCGAATTGTTGTCGTCAGTGCCAGGCCTGACCTTGCCCTCTGAGAAGCCGTGGGCCAAAAGCGTTTTCTGGATGTATGGAATTCTCGTGCAACCGGAGTTCGGAATGAGTCGCGACGAGCTCCGCGACCATCTGGCCCGGCGAGGCATAGAAACACGCACGTTCTTTATCCCAATGCATCTCCAGCCGATCTACTACAAGGAGTACGGACATCAATCCTTCCCCGTCGCTGAGATGTTGTGCAGGCGCGGGATGTATCTGCCATCAGCCTCGACACTGACGCCGGCTGAAATCGAGGTGATTGCGCAGTCCATCAAAGCGATCCAAAAGCAAGGGGGATCATGA
- a CDS encoding glycosyltransferase family 39 protein, with protein MKGLRFHLDFLILGFVIAAFVTVAAQRLATVPVPEGDEAFTLQVPYEMLYRGKLALPMLRYLGGNIENAWHSYIPVYFVILSEFHKLFGFGLAQGRAFNLMTAALTLLMIYLIGRRLFDWRAGLIAVVMLVGDQTFLERSRLLRDDYAAAAFALLAFYLYEIGEERKKTRWYVASGLAAGAGVMCHTNILYMLGAICLLILIREGRRALSPLGAQASLPGGV; from the coding sequence ATGAAAGGTCTCAGATTCCATCTTGATTTTCTGATACTGGGATTTGTTATTGCGGCATTCGTAACCGTAGCGGCGCAGCGTCTGGCTACCGTGCCGGTCCCTGAAGGCGACGAGGCGTTCACGCTTCAAGTCCCGTACGAAATGCTGTACCGGGGTAAGCTGGCGTTGCCGATGTTGCGTTATCTGGGCGGCAACATCGAAAACGCCTGGCACTCTTATATCCCGGTCTACTTTGTGATCCTCAGCGAGTTTCACAAGCTGTTCGGGTTCGGTCTGGCGCAAGGGCGCGCGTTCAATTTGATGACCGCCGCGCTGACGCTGCTGATGATTTATCTGATAGGGCGCCGGCTGTTCGATTGGCGAGCAGGCTTGATAGCCGTCGTGATGCTGGTTGGAGATCAAACCTTTCTCGAGCGCAGTCGATTGCTGAGAGACGACTATGCAGCCGCGGCGTTTGCCTTACTTGCGTTCTATCTTTATGAGATAGGCGAGGAGCGCAAGAAGACGCGGTGGTACGTGGCATCGGGGCTTGCAGCAGGAGCAGGTGTCATGTGCCATACCAACATACTCTATATGCTTGGGGCGATCTGCCTGTTGATTCTGATCCGAGAAGGCAGGCGAGCTCTCTCACCCCTGGGAGCGCAGGCATCCCTGCCTGGGGGGGTGTGA
- a CDS encoding UbiA family prenyltransferase produces MGILDSQTDLSSSRDESHPSLLGHLKIARADHWIKNVFVIPGIVVAISLDRSTLTPILLWHILIGLLSVCVVTSSNYVINEVLDAPFDREHPIKSKRPVPSGQVSIPLAYVQWVVLMLVGLGLGLTVSIPFALTMLGLWAMSCIYNIPPIRSKDLPYLDVLSESINNPLRMLAGWYITGTSALPPASLLISYWMIGCYFMAIKRLAEYRDISDAARSKAYRKSFAFYDERRLLVSIMFYASQSMLFFGAFIMRYRLELILSFPLVALVMAAYLSLAFKKDSAVQRPEGLYREPRLMAAVISCAALMVLLLFIDVPILHRIFVPSTP; encoded by the coding sequence ATGGGGATACTAGATTCTCAAACCGATCTTTCGTCTTCCCGCGATGAAAGCCACCCGTCTCTGCTTGGCCACCTCAAAATAGCTCGCGCCGATCATTGGATCAAGAATGTGTTCGTCATACCGGGAATAGTCGTTGCGATAAGCCTCGATCGCTCGACGCTGACGCCCATCCTGCTCTGGCACATTCTAATCGGGCTGCTATCGGTTTGCGTGGTGACTTCGAGCAACTACGTTATCAATGAAGTGCTGGATGCGCCGTTCGATCGCGAGCATCCGATCAAGAGCAAGCGGCCAGTTCCGTCCGGGCAGGTTAGCATTCCGCTGGCGTATGTGCAGTGGGTGGTTCTCATGCTTGTGGGCCTTGGATTGGGCTTGACTGTCTCAATCCCTTTCGCGCTGACGATGCTGGGTTTGTGGGCGATGAGCTGTATCTACAACATCCCGCCGATACGGAGCAAGGACTTGCCCTACCTCGACGTATTGAGCGAATCGATAAACAATCCGCTTAGGATGCTCGCCGGTTGGTACATTACAGGCACCAGTGCTTTGCCTCCGGCATCTTTACTGATCAGCTACTGGATGATCGGGTGCTATTTCATGGCGATCAAGCGTCTCGCCGAATATCGAGACATCAGCGATGCCGCCCGGAGCAAGGCTTATCGCAAGTCTTTTGCCTTTTATGACGAGCGCCGGTTGCTAGTCTCGATTATGTTTTATGCCTCGCAGTCGATGTTGTTTTTCGGCGCGTTCATTATGCGGTATCGCCTCGAACTGATCCTGTCATTCCCGTTGGTCGCTCTGGTGATGGCGGCCTATTTATCTCTGGCGTTCAAAAAAGACAGCGCTGTACAGCGTCCGGAAGGGCTTTACCGTGAGCCGAGGCTGATGGCCGCTGTAATTTCATGCGCGGCGCTGATGGTCTTACTGCTGTTCATCGACGTGCCAATTTTGCACCGAATCTTTGTCCCGAGCACACCGTGA